One Gemmatimonadota bacterium DNA window includes the following coding sequences:
- a CDS encoding M1 family metallopeptidase, with translation MAQKGPESINRSKFRQIKQEAPTPNVYRTASGAPGHQYWQNEADYEMEIELDDETQRLYGTETITYHNNSPDELAYLWVQLDQNVRAQDSDTRKIAGSRVSGQMSFAQLRRLLNDFDGGFKIEWVRDRRDNPLPHTINNTMMRVDIPEPLRPGRSFTFKIKWWYNINDRMKIGGRSGYEYFEEDDNYLYAIAQYFPRMAVYNEVEGWQNKQFLGRGEFTLPFGDYKVSITVPADHIVAATGVLQNPKDVLTDAQQARFDRSRTADEPVMIVTEAEAIEAEKGRATEKKTWVFHGDNVRDFAFASSRKFIWDAMGVMSGPQHVMAMSFYPKEGNPLWERYSTKVVAHTMDVYSKYTFYYPYPTSISVHTNRIGMEYPMICFNGGRPEPDGTYSERTKYGMISVIIHEVGHNYFPMIVNSDERQWTWMDEGLNTFLQYLAEQEWDTEYPSRRGPAHQIVNYMKGDVERISPIMTNSESVFQLGPNAYGKPATALNILRETVMGRDLFDHAFRSYSQRWMFKHPSPEDFFRSMEDASAVDLDWFWRGWFYSTDHVDLGLGDVKWFQINTRNPEVEKEIARADRTEENRGISYARNQTDITDPMVAQDSTLVDFYNRYDPFEVSILDRDEYESYLESLTPEDLAILESGKHFYELTFENVGGLVMPVILEFELEDGTKEVQRIPAEIWRYRDDRVTKVFVMDQPVERITLDPFLETADTDLSNNVWPPQSKPTRFQLFKQRFRTPENPMQRQQRADDREQEEAEETKTETQ, from the coding sequence ATGGCCCAGAAGGGCCCCGAATCGATCAACCGGAGCAAGTTCCGGCAGATCAAGCAGGAAGCCCCGACGCCGAACGTGTACCGGACGGCTTCCGGCGCGCCGGGCCACCAGTACTGGCAGAACGAGGCGGACTACGAGATGGAGATCGAACTCGACGACGAGACGCAGCGTCTCTATGGCACCGAGACGATCACCTACCACAACAACTCGCCCGACGAACTGGCCTACCTCTGGGTGCAGCTCGACCAGAACGTGCGGGCGCAGGATTCGGACACGCGCAAGATCGCGGGCAGCCGGGTCTCGGGGCAGATGAGCTTCGCCCAGTTGCGCAGGCTGCTGAACGATTTCGACGGCGGCTTCAAGATCGAGTGGGTGCGGGACCGGCGCGACAACCCGCTGCCCCATACGATCAACAATACGATGATGCGCGTGGACATCCCCGAGCCGCTCAGGCCCGGGAGGTCCTTCACGTTCAAGATCAAATGGTGGTACAACATCAACGACCGGATGAAGATCGGTGGCCGTTCCGGTTACGAGTACTTCGAGGAAGACGACAACTACCTCTACGCCATCGCGCAGTACTTCCCCCGCATGGCGGTCTACAACGAGGTCGAAGGCTGGCAGAACAAGCAGTTCCTCGGCCGGGGTGAGTTCACCCTGCCCTTCGGCGACTACAAGGTCAGCATTACCGTGCCGGCCGACCATATCGTAGCGGCGACCGGCGTGCTCCAGAACCCGAAGGACGTGCTGACCGACGCACAGCAGGCGCGTTTCGATCGGTCCAGGACGGCGGACGAACCCGTCATGATCGTGACCGAAGCGGAGGCCATCGAAGCGGAAAAGGGCCGCGCGACCGAGAAGAAGACCTGGGTTTTCCATGGGGACAACGTGCGTGACTTCGCCTTCGCCAGTTCACGCAAGTTCATATGGGACGCCATGGGCGTCATGTCCGGACCGCAGCACGTCATGGCGATGTCCTTCTATCCCAAGGAGGGGAATCCCCTGTGGGAACGGTATTCTACGAAGGTGGTCGCCCACACGATGGACGTCTATTCGAAGTACACCTTTTACTATCCCTATCCCACGTCGATTTCCGTGCACACGAACCGCATCGGCATGGAATACCCGATGATCTGCTTCAACGGCGGCCGGCCGGAACCGGACGGCACCTACAGCGAACGGACGAAGTACGGCATGATCAGCGTAATCATCCACGAGGTAGGCCACAACTACTTCCCCATGATCGTCAATTCGGACGAGCGGCAGTGGACGTGGATGGACGAGGGGCTGAACACCTTTCTCCAGTACCTGGCCGAACAGGAATGGGATACCGAGTATCCGTCCCGCCGCGGACCCGCCCACCAGATCGTGAACTACATGAAGGGCGACGTGGAGCGCATATCCCCCATCATGACCAATTCGGAGTCCGTGTTCCAGCTTGGCCCCAACGCCTATGGCAAGCCCGCTACCGCGCTGAATATCCTCCGGGAGACCGTCATGGGCCGGGATCTCTTCGACCATGCCTTCCGCAGCTATTCCCAGCGATGGATGTTCAAGCACCCTTCCCCCGAGGATTTCTTCCGCAGCATGGAAGACGCGTCAGCAGTGGACCTGGACTGGTTCTGGCGTGGGTGGTTCTACAGCACGGACCACGTGGATCTCGGGTTGGGCGACGTAAAGTGGTTCCAGATCAACACGCGGAACCCGGAAGTGGAGAAGGAGATCGCCCGGGCGGACCGGACGGAGGAAAACCGCGGGATCAGCTACGCGCGAAACCAGACCGATATAACGGACCCGATGGTCGCGCAGGACTCGACGCTGGTCGATTTCTACAACAGGTACGATCCCTTCGAGGTTTCCATCCTCGACCGGGACGAGTATGAAAGCTACCTGGAGAGCCTGACCCCGGAGGACCTGGCCATCCTGGAAAGCGGCAAGCACTTCTACGAGTTGACTTTCGAGAACGTCGGCGGGCTGGTCATGCCGGTGATCCTGGAGTTCGAACTCGAGGACGGCACAAAGGAAGTACAGCGGATTCCGGCGGAGATCTGGCGGTACCGGGACGACCGTGTGACCAAGGTTTTTGTCATGGATCAGCCAGTGGAAAGGATCACCCTCGATCCCTTCCTGGAGACCGCGGATACCGACCTGAGCAACAACGTCTGGCCGCCGCAGTCGAAACCCACGCGTTTCCAGTTGTTCAAGCAGCGCTTCCGGACGCCGGAAAACCCGATGCAGCGCCAGCAGCGCGCGGATGATAGAGAGCAGGAAGAGGCAGAGGAAACGAAGACCGAAACGCAGTAG
- the lepB gene encoding signal peptidase I, which yields MVRMHPRIRTIGREIVSFGLIALVLLAARSTLADHYTVPSGSMEYTLLPGDRIFVAKYTYGFRFPFTDWKITEGREVERGEVVIFDSPVEDIRLVKRIVAVGGDTVSIRGGQVSINGAPMSSYTDMREEHYGERRVRLNLSYSGGEDYGPEIIPPGHLLAIGDARGNSKDGRVFGFISKEAVYGRAVSVYYRSDEGLCWLKL from the coding sequence ATGGTACGCATGCACCCCAGAATCAGGACTATCGGCAGGGAAATCGTTTCCTTCGGGCTCATCGCGCTGGTCCTGCTGGCGGCCCGGTCGACCCTGGCCGATCACTATACCGTTCCTTCCGGTTCCATGGAATACACGCTCCTGCCGGGAGACCGGATCTTCGTGGCCAAGTACACCTATGGCTTCCGGTTTCCTTTCACGGACTGGAAGATTACCGAGGGGCGCGAAGTGGAACGGGGCGAAGTGGTGATTTTCGATTCGCCCGTGGAAGACATCCGCCTGGTGAAGCGGATCGTCGCCGTGGGGGGCGACACCGTGTCGATCCGCGGCGGCCAGGTTTCCATCAACGGCGCGCCGATGAGTTCCTACACGGATATGCGGGAGGAGCACTACGGCGAACGCCGGGTCCGCCTGAATCTCAGTTACAGCGGAGGGGAGGATTACGGTCCGGAGATCATTCCCCCCGGGCATCTCCTGGCTATCGGAGACGCCCGGGGAAACAGCAAGGACGGACGGGTCTTCGGTTTCATCTCTAAGGAAGCGGTCTACGGCCGGGCCGTGTCCGTCTACTACCGCAGCGACGAAGGCCTCTGCTGGCTGAAGCTGTAG
- a CDS encoding permease has product MNRTAAYRAQQGIPVAQLGVDVRGAFITRTYTHLLGAILAFALIEIYLFQTGMAESIARVLLGGSWLIVLGGFIILSWIASHFAHSAQTRGGQYGALGLFVVGEAIIFTPLLYVADSMAPGVINSAATVTLLGFLGLTIVAFHTRKDFSFLGGLLRWGFICALVLIVASVLFGFHLGTIFTVAMIVLAGGAILYDTSNVLHHYPEDRHVGAALQLFASVALLFWYILQFFLSSRD; this is encoded by the coding sequence ATGAACAGGACGGCGGCCTACAGGGCACAGCAAGGCATACCCGTCGCGCAACTGGGTGTCGACGTGCGAGGGGCGTTCATTACCCGTACCTACACTCATCTTCTCGGGGCGATCCTGGCATTCGCCCTGATCGAGATCTACCTGTTTCAGACCGGCATGGCGGAGTCGATCGCCCGCGTGCTGCTCGGCGGGTCCTGGCTCATCGTACTGGGCGGGTTCATCATCCTGAGCTGGATCGCGTCCCATTTCGCGCACAGTGCGCAGACCAGGGGCGGTCAGTACGGCGCGTTGGGGCTGTTCGTCGTGGGCGAGGCCATTATCTTCACGCCGCTGCTCTACGTTGCCGATTCCATGGCGCCGGGCGTGATCAACAGCGCCGCCACGGTTACGCTCCTCGGGTTTCTCGGACTGACGATCGTGGCCTTTCATACCCGGAAGGACTTTTCCTTCCTCGGCGGACTGCTGCGGTGGGGGTTCATCTGCGCCCTCGTGCTGATCGTGGCCAGCGTGCTTTTCGGATTCCACCTTGGGACGATCTTCACCGTGGCCATGATCGTACTGGCGGGCGGCGCGATCCTCTACGACACATCGAACGTACTACATCATTATCCCGAAGACCGGCACGTCGGCGCGGCGCTTCAACTCTTCGCCTCCGTGGCGCTCTTGTTCTGGTACATACTGCAGTTCTTCCTGTCCTCGAGAGACTAA
- a CDS encoding co-chaperone GroES, whose product MSELIIVGDRVLVEQHDGEQLTNSGLYLPATVTEKEKVGTGKVVRVGPGHLMPNPDYNEGDPVTRPAESVRYLPLQAQPGDFAFYLRKESIEINYQEKTYIIVPHNAILALVRSDGNVLQDLEDLLGEE is encoded by the coding sequence ATGAGCGAGTTAATTATTGTAGGTGACCGGGTACTCGTCGAGCAGCATGACGGCGAACAGCTCACCAATTCGGGACTGTACCTGCCGGCCACGGTGACCGAGAAGGAAAAGGTGGGCACCGGAAAGGTCGTCCGCGTGGGACCGGGGCACCTGATGCCCAATCCGGACTACAACGAGGGCGACCCGGTCACCAGACCCGCCGAATCGGTGCGCTATCTGCCGCTTCAGGCCCAGCCGGGCGACTTCGCCTTCTACCTGCGCAAGGAGTCCATCGAGATCAATTACCAGGAGAAAACCTATATCATCGTCCCGCATAACGCCATCCTGGCGCTGGTGCGATCCGACGGCAACGTGCTGCAGGACCTCGAGGACCTGCTGGGCGAAGAGTAG
- a CDS encoding arylamine N-acetyltransferase encodes MDVDIAAYCARIGVSGPLPPTSATLRRLHYAHMLAVPFENLDIHWGRPILLEEARLFEKLVTQDRGGFCYEQNGLFAMVLRALGFTVDLLEARVGAKPWEDSLPWDHMTLLVSLKERWLVDVGFGDGFREPLLLDEAGPQARAEGIWRVQHDGCEGLHSSLTAAGDWKPEYRFRLRPRQLTDFTPGCELHQHSPESHFTQKRVCSLATETGRITLSDLCLIETEGFPSRTPAASTESGKVRREERDLADEAEFKQLLRERFGIEEI; translated from the coding sequence ATGGACGTTGATATCGCAGCCTATTGCGCGCGCATCGGAGTCAGCGGCCCATTGCCGCCAACGTCGGCGACACTGCGCCGTCTGCACTATGCGCACATGCTGGCCGTGCCCTTCGAGAACCTCGACATCCATTGGGGCCGCCCGATTTTGCTGGAGGAAGCGCGGCTCTTCGAGAAGCTCGTGACGCAGGACCGCGGCGGGTTCTGCTATGAGCAGAATGGCCTGTTTGCCATGGTGCTGCGCGCACTCGGCTTCACGGTCGACCTGTTGGAGGCGCGCGTGGGCGCGAAACCCTGGGAGGACAGCCTCCCCTGGGACCATATGACGTTGCTGGTCTCACTGAAGGAACGCTGGCTGGTGGACGTGGGCTTTGGCGACGGTTTCCGCGAGCCGCTGTTGCTGGACGAGGCGGGGCCGCAGGCGCGCGCGGAAGGCATCTGGCGTGTGCAACACGACGGCTGTGAGGGCCTGCATTCGAGCCTTACGGCGGCCGGTGACTGGAAACCCGAGTATCGCTTCCGGCTGCGGCCGCGCCAACTGACGGACTTTACGCCCGGTTGCGAACTTCACCAGCACTCGCCGGAGTCCCATTTTACGCAAAAGCGCGTGTGTTCGCTCGCAACAGAGACTGGGCGCATCACGCTGAGCGACCTGTGCCTGATCGAGACGGAAGGCTTCCCGTCCCGGACGCCCGCCGCCAGCACTGAATCGGGAAAAGTCCGGCGCGAGGAACGGGACCTGGCGGATGAGGCGGAGTTTAAGCAGTTGTTGCGGGAGCGCTTCGGAATCGAAGAGATATGA
- a CDS encoding CoA transferase — translation MSSTDTLFKDLIVIEAANVLAGPAVGMFFAELGATVIKVENIRTGGDTTRQWKLPAEDEHSDVSAYFSSVNWGKRSIGVDFSIPAGYEVIVDLVRRADVFLQSFKPGDAGKFGLDYPALRGVNDRLIYADITAFGEEDERPGFDAVLQAETGFMGMNGTEASGPVKMPVALIDLLLAHQLKESLLIALIERMQSGRGSYNTVSLFQSGVASLANQAANYLVAGSVPGRTGSDHPNIAPYGTVFRTRNGDPVVLAVGTDSQFQALCEVLGIPEAAADARFATNQQRVVHRDALNALLAQRMAELERDDLLDELRARKVPAGAVRSLDEVLAQDSVEPLLLQGKRTDGVPIRGLRTITFENDAVSPPSSLDAPPAFNADRRFVLADVLGYTEERIRGLQKAGAVL, via the coding sequence TTGTCTTCCACCGATACCCTCTTCAAAGACCTGATCGTCATCGAGGCCGCGAACGTACTCGCCGGCCCCGCCGTGGGCATGTTCTTCGCCGAACTCGGCGCCACGGTGATCAAGGTGGAGAACATCAGGACCGGCGGCGACACGACCCGTCAGTGGAAACTGCCGGCCGAAGACGAGCACTCCGATGTGTCCGCTTATTTCTCTTCGGTGAACTGGGGCAAGCGGTCTATCGGCGTCGATTTCTCGATTCCGGCGGGATACGAGGTGATCGTGGACCTGGTACGGCGCGCCGACGTCTTTCTGCAGAGCTTCAAACCGGGCGATGCCGGGAAGTTCGGGCTTGATTACCCGGCCCTGCGCGGCGTAAACGACCGGCTCATCTATGCGGATATCACCGCCTTTGGCGAAGAGGACGAGCGGCCGGGGTTCGATGCCGTCCTGCAGGCGGAAACCGGTTTCATGGGCATGAACGGTACCGAAGCGAGCGGCCCGGTCAAAATGCCGGTGGCCCTCATCGACCTGCTGCTGGCCCATCAGTTGAAAGAATCCCTGCTGATCGCCCTCATCGAACGGATGCAGTCGGGACGTGGCTCGTACAACACGGTTTCGCTGTTCCAGTCCGGCGTCGCGTCCCTCGCCAACCAGGCCGCGAACTACCTGGTGGCCGGGTCCGTGCCGGGCCGCACGGGTTCCGACCACCCGAACATCGCACCGTACGGGACGGTGTTCCGGACCCGGAACGGGGATCCCGTCGTGCTGGCCGTCGGCACCGACAGCCAGTTCCAGGCCCTATGCGAGGTACTGGGCATCCCCGAAGCCGCGGCGGACGCGCGGTTCGCCACCAACCAGCAACGCGTGGTCCACCGCGACGCGCTGAACGCGCTGCTGGCGCAACGAATGGCCGAATTGGAAAGGGACGACTTGCTGGATGAGTTACGGGCGCGCAAGGTACCGGCCGGCGCGGTCCGGAGCCTGGACGAGGTCCTTGCCCAAGATTCCGTGGAACCGTTGCTGCTTCAAGGGAAGCGAACCGACGGCGTACCTATTCGCGGCCTGCGCACGATCACCTTCGAAAACGACGCCGTGTCGCCGCCTTCCTCGCTGGATGCGCCTCCGGCATTCAATGCCGACCGCCGGTTTGTGCTCGCCGACGTGCTGGGATATACGGAAGAACGGATTCGGGGACTGCAGAAAGCGGGGGCGGTCCTTTAA
- a CDS encoding heme A synthase produces the protein MNAFQKTALATLAATILLITVGSLVRITGAGLGCPDWPRCWGSWLPPASVEALDMAYVREKGYDPADFNPVKMWTEYANRLVGVVIGILVFVTFLRSFRYRMTQPVVFYCAGLCFVLVCFQGWLGGQVVRSGLQPGIITLHMALAVILLCLLLYVTFQSMEQRLRVELTGRGRSVLLRLGFALLAVTAIQVLIGTQVREGIDPFIKDDGGLPRGEWLAQVGLVDHVHRFSSWLVLIAGVLLYRAVRRHGMAGQLNAAARFILAAILLQIALGVVLAYGGLPPGAQVLHLTLATLLVCGECMFLLMVRASRR, from the coding sequence ATGAACGCCTTTCAGAAAACGGCCCTCGCTACCCTGGCGGCTACGATACTCCTGATCACCGTAGGCAGCCTGGTACGGATAACGGGCGCGGGCCTGGGTTGTCCCGACTGGCCCAGGTGCTGGGGTTCCTGGCTGCCGCCGGCGAGCGTGGAAGCACTGGACATGGCCTATGTCCGGGAGAAGGGCTACGATCCCGCGGACTTCAACCCGGTCAAGATGTGGACCGAATACGCCAACCGACTCGTGGGCGTCGTCATCGGGATACTCGTCTTCGTGACCTTCCTGCGTTCGTTTCGATATCGAATGACGCAACCGGTGGTCTTCTATTGCGCGGGCCTGTGTTTCGTGCTGGTCTGCTTCCAGGGCTGGCTGGGCGGGCAGGTGGTCAGGTCCGGCCTTCAGCCCGGGATCATTACGCTCCACATGGCCCTGGCGGTCATCCTGCTGTGCCTGTTGCTCTACGTGACTTTCCAGTCCATGGAACAGCGCCTGCGCGTCGAACTCACCGGGCGGGGACGGTCCGTCCTATTGCGGCTGGGGTTTGCGCTCCTGGCCGTTACGGCGATCCAGGTCCTCATCGGCACGCAGGTACGGGAGGGCATCGATCCCTTCATCAAGGACGACGGCGGCCTGCCCCGGGGCGAATGGCTGGCCCAGGTCGGCCTCGTCGACCACGTGCACCGGTTTTCTTCCTGGCTGGTCCTGATTGCCGGCGTGCTCCTCTACCGGGCGGTGCGGCGACACGGCATGGCCGGGCAGCTTAACGCAGCCGCCCGGTTCATCCTGGCCGCCATCCTGCTGCAGATCGCGCTGGGGGTCGTCCTGGCTTACGGCGGCCTGCCGCCGGGGGCGCAGGTCCTTCACCTCACGCTGGCCACACTGCTGGTCTGCGGAGAATGCATGTTTCTGCTCATGGTTAGAGCCTCACGCCGATAA
- a CDS encoding phytanoyl-CoA dioxygenase family protein, with protein sequence METAMTGAPYGEKMDCAPTLTDREVVDFCRNGYLMLPGVVPDDVNRQVIDYLDRVDSTYEPTPIMKESFFLDGVLMNPQAAGAVRSLLGSGFTLPLIISNHRGPLPFDQPQNWHRDGGTIYTDQLEYLQVFYYPEECTEDMGPTVVLPGSHFMRNKAPMMAHLGSIRGTVSSAGPAGTIFLTVYGIWHRRSRATSGPRGKSRFRNLLKYNYWRTVPPRRDWITEEDIDFNTIKFDPPSGVFEQFQGAIAAARMFTWLCGAEDEYRKRGGQCWPIATTVREGVNQEGAPRSLANP encoded by the coding sequence ATGGAGACCGCGATGACCGGAGCGCCTTACGGAGAAAAGATGGACTGCGCGCCGACGCTGACGGACCGCGAGGTGGTCGATTTCTGCCGGAACGGTTACCTGATGCTCCCCGGTGTCGTGCCGGACGACGTCAACAGGCAGGTCATCGACTACCTGGACCGCGTCGACAGTACCTACGAGCCCACGCCCATCATGAAGGAGTCCTTCTTCTTGGACGGCGTGCTCATGAACCCGCAGGCGGCGGGCGCCGTCCGGTCGCTCCTGGGAAGCGGCTTCACTCTGCCGCTCATCATCAGCAACCACCGGGGTCCCCTGCCCTTCGACCAGCCCCAGAACTGGCACCGGGACGGCGGCACGATCTATACGGACCAGCTGGAATACCTGCAGGTCTTCTACTATCCGGAGGAATGCACCGAGGACATGGGGCCGACCGTGGTGCTGCCCGGGTCGCACTTCATGCGGAACAAGGCGCCCATGATGGCCCATCTCGGCTCCATACGGGGGACCGTATCGTCGGCCGGTCCGGCCGGCACGATCTTTCTCACCGTCTACGGGATCTGGCACCGCAGGTCGCGGGCCACATCGGGCCCGAGAGGCAAGAGCAGGTTCCGCAACCTGCTCAAGTACAACTACTGGCGGACCGTACCGCCGCGGCGAGACTGGATCACGGAAGAGGACATCGACTTCAACACCATCAAATTCGATCCGCCGTCGGGCGTGTTCGAGCAGTTCCAGGGCGCCATCGCGGCCGCACGGATGTTCACCTGGCTCTGCGGCGCGGAGGACGAGTACCGGAAAAGAGGCGGACAGTGCTGGCCCATCGCCACCACCGTCCGGGAAGGCGTGAACCAGGAGGGGGCGCCCAGGTCGCTGGCGAACCCGTAA
- a CDS encoding NAD(P)-dependent oxidoreductase, translating to MNETPRILVTGSAGVIGTTIVNGLKDKYPLRGFDRVPTPGLEDEVVADITDMDAVLQATEGMDAVIHLAGNPSGGASWEEILHANFIGTYTLFEAANHNGVRRVAFASRAGLLAPYPQDVYRRIDMPPRPESYYSISKVFGESLGYMYAVRFDMEVVCVRIGNFQKQRDLPGHPHHLSHGDAVRVFERAVIHPCVRFEVVFGVSDSTWDLYDLDHGRQAIDYFPQDKSVIDPEA from the coding sequence ATGAACGAAACACCCCGCATACTCGTCACAGGTTCCGCCGGCGTCATCGGAACAACCATCGTAAACGGACTTAAAGACAAATACCCCCTCCGCGGTTTCGATCGGGTGCCGACTCCGGGCCTGGAAGACGAAGTCGTGGCGGACATCACCGACATGGACGCGGTGCTTCAGGCCACCGAAGGGATGGACGCGGTGATCCACCTGGCCGGCAATCCCTCCGGCGGCGCGTCGTGGGAGGAAATCCTCCACGCCAACTTCATCGGGACCTATACGCTGTTCGAAGCGGCCAATCACAATGGCGTGCGCCGGGTGGCCTTCGCCAGCAGGGCCGGATTGCTGGCGCCATATCCGCAGGACGTGTACCGCAGGATCGACATGCCGCCCCGTCCGGAGAGCTACTATTCCATCAGCAAGGTCTTCGGGGAAAGCCTGGGATACATGTACGCGGTGCGGTTCGACATGGAGGTCGTATGCGTGCGCATCGGGAACTTTCAGAAACAGCGGGACCTGCCCGGCCATCCCCACCACCTCAGTCACGGAGACGCGGTGCGGGTGTTCGAACGGGCGGTCATCCACCCCTGCGTCCGGTTCGAGGTCGTTTTCGGTGTGTCCGACAGCACGTGGGACCTGTACGACCTGGATCACGGCCGCCAGGCGATCGACTATTTCCCCCAGGACAAATCAGTCATCGATCCGGAAGCCTGA
- a CDS encoding SDR family oxidoreductase, with product MGVLDSFSLAGRIAVVTGGAGPQFGSSISEALAEAGATVVVASRDLENNRQFVAGLNERGFDTHPEALDITSTESIDDLKRRVMDRYGRVDVLVNSAVVGRGGGFDEQTPDYWAASAQGNMVGLFALCKAFVPVMAGQGSGSIINISSIYGVVANDPGLYEETGMKQPPDYTFVKGGMINFTRYIANYYGKQGVRANCICPGGYFNEQPGPFVQRYEHRVPLGRMLDNEDLKGAVVFLASDASGYVTGVALMVDGGWTSL from the coding sequence ATGGGCGTACTCGACAGCTTTTCCCTGGCCGGACGCATCGCCGTCGTCACGGGCGGCGCCGGACCGCAGTTCGGAAGCAGCATCTCCGAGGCCCTGGCCGAGGCCGGCGCCACGGTGGTCGTCGCTTCGCGGGACCTGGAAAACAACCGGCAGTTCGTCGCAGGACTGAACGAACGGGGATTCGACACCCACCCCGAGGCGCTGGACATCACGAGTACCGAATCGATCGACGACCTGAAACGACGAGTAATGGACCGTTACGGCCGCGTGGACGTCCTGGTCAACAGCGCCGTGGTCGGCCGCGGCGGCGGTTTCGACGAGCAGACTCCGGACTACTGGGCCGCCAGCGCCCAGGGGAACATGGTGGGGCTCTTCGCCCTTTGCAAGGCCTTCGTCCCCGTCATGGCCGGCCAAGGTAGCGGCAGCATCATCAATATATCGAGTATCTACGGCGTCGTGGCCAACGACCCCGGCCTTTACGAAGAAACCGGCATGAAGCAACCGCCGGACTACACCTTCGTCAAGGGGGGCATGATCAATTTCACCCGGTACATCGCGAACTACTACGGGAAGCAGGGCGTACGGGCCAACTGCATCTGCCCTGGCGGATATTTCAATGAACAGCCCGGACCGTTCGTGCAACGGTATGAACATCGCGTGCCGCTTGGACGCATGCTGGACAACGAGGACCTCAAGGGCGCGGTGGTCTTCCTGGCCTCCGACGCGTCCGGGTACGTCACCGGGGTCGCGCTCATGGTCGACGGCGGCTGGACGTCGCTTTAA